In Candidatus Zixiibacteriota bacterium, the genomic stretch CACCGCCGGGTTTGCTCAGGTTTCTGATTCATTGTCAAATCTGGTGGCCGAAAAGGAACTTAAGTATTTCTTCGTGCTGGAACCGGACGCCCATTTGTCCGACAGCAATGTTTACGTTGTCACCAACTCACAGAACTTTACCTCGCAGAAACGGTTCGAGCGCAACCTCTCCAGACTGCTGACCACAACGCGGCTGGAAACATCCGAAGTCAATCTGCCCATTGATTCGCTACTGACCCTCACCCGTACTATTGATCTTATTTCGCGCGACACCCAGGGGGAGTCGATGCCCTTCATTACCAAGTATTTCGGCGCCTTGATATTTGTGATGATATTGTTTGCCACTATTCTTGGTTACGGTCAGTTGGTCATGAGGTCGGTAATCGAAGAAAAGAATTCTCGCATTATGGAAGTGATGGTTTCATCGGTAAGCCCGTTCCAATTGATGATGGGGAAAATCGCCGGACTCGGCGGCGCCACGTTAACCCAGGTTGCGGCCTGGTTCGCTATGGGAGCGGGACTGTTTTTTCTCAGGTCATCGTTTGAGATCGATCAGTCGATTGAGCGAATCATGTTCAACCCGGCCATAATCGTGTTCTTCGTGCTTTTCATGGTATCCGGCTACATGTTGTTTTCGACGTTGTTTGCCCTGGTGGGTTCGATAGTCAATTCGGATAAAGAGGCCCAGGGTTTTGTGGCGCCGATTACCATCCTCATGCTCCTGCCGGTGTTTCTTGGCATCTCGGTTGTCCAGGATCCCAACTCGACCCTGGCTCACGTATTGTCCTTAGTCCCCTTTACCGCTCCGAGCATGATGATGATGCGGCTGGTCTTTATCGCGCCATCTATGACTGAATACTCCCTGTTTTCGGGCATACTGGCCGAAGCATCGCTCGCCTTTCTCTCTGTGACGGCCGCTTTTGCCGTCATGGTTTGGCTGACCGGCAAAGTGTTCCGAGTCGGCATACTCATGTATGGGAAACGGCCCACACTGCCGGAGATAATCAAGTGGGTAAAATACTGATGTCTCTTGTCGATAATCTCGGTATGACCAGAGTTTACTTTTGGCTCAAGTTTGTTACCGTCGTGGCGGTCGTCTTGTTGGTGTTTACCGCCGGCGGCGGATATCTGGAACCGCTAAGTGCTTCAGGCGAAGCTGTCGTGGCCACGGGATATCGGTTCGATTTCGATCATGTCAAAAAGGGCCCGTGGTTGAACGCCAAAGCCGCTCTTTTGGTTAACTATGAAAACGGTGAGGTCCTGTTTGCGCGCAACGCTGATAAAGTCAGGTCGATTGCCTCTATCAGCAAGCTTGTTACGGCCATGGTTGTCCTGGACAGAAATATCGACATGAACAGAGTTGAGACTATTACCAAAGAAGATGCCCGGCGATCCTCACGGTCTCGACTTCGGGTCGGGAGTAAGCTGGCGTTGCATGATTTGCTCGATGCCACCTTGGCCAGTTCGGACAACCGCGCCGCTCGTGCTCTGGCCCGAGCCGTTGCCGGCAACTGCGAGGAGTTCGCCAAATTGATGAATGCAAAAGTGCTCGAAATGGGACTTGAGCACACCAGTTTCTATGAACCAACCGGACTTGATGCCCGTAATGTTTCATCAGCGCACGAAGTTGCCAGAATCCTTCACTACGCCTACGATTATGAACTGATCGCGAAGATTACTTCGGGAAAGCAACACCCGGTGCAGTTTGCCAATCTCAAATACCGGACCGGCAGGCTGCCCAATACCAATCGGCTTTTGTGGTCGCGGTATAATGTTGAGGCCGGCAAGACCGGTTTTATCCAGGCGGCCGATTACTGCGTTACTTCGATTGTGCGCAATAAACAGGGGGAGAGGCTGACCTTGGTATTACTCGGGGTACCGGGCGACCGTCTGCGTTTCAAGGAAGCAGGTCGTTTGTTGAAGTGGGGCTTTAATCAAGTCCAATAATCGGTTGCAATCCTCTAACCTTCGGTTATCTTGTGACCTCCATGAAAGCCGATGATTCCATTTTAGTCGTTGGCGCCGGGTTCGTAGGCCTGGCTACTGCCGCTTTTCTTGCCACCAAGGACCATCAAGTCACGGTCGTGGAGAAGAATCCGCTTATCATCGAGTCGTTAAACAACGGCCGACTCCATTTTCGAGAACCGGCCCTGGCTGTCAAACTCAAATCGGCTGTCACCAAGAACCGACTCACAGTGGTCCCACCTTCGAAAGAACGATATCAGAACACCTCAATGGTAATAGTGGCTATCGATTCGGCTGATCGCAAAACATGGAAAATGAAACTGGCCGCGTTTGAGCGGATGGCTGAATGGATCGGGAGCGAAAAACGGCGGCAGCCGGCGATTGTCGTGCTCAAGTCCACCAACATACTCGGCTTTTCCAGGCTGTTCCGAGCACTGCTGGACAAGGCACCGCACGGACGCTCGGTACAGTTGGTCGTCAATCCGGAGTTCCTGCGTGAGGGAACGGCCTATGAAGACACAGCCCGTCCCTGGCGGGTGGTGGTCGGGGCCGATGAACCCAAAGCTCGACAGCGGATGGTGCGGTTCTACCGACAAATGTATCCGAAATCGATGCCGATAGTGACTACCGATTGCGAATCGGCCGAGCTTATCAAACTCGGTGCCAACCTGTACCTGTCGCACCGACTGGCTTTCATCCATGAAATGGCGGAGTACGCCAACGACCGCGGGCTTGATATCGATGCAATCCAACAGGGGATCAGCCTCGATCCGCGCGTCGGCGGTGAATACTTTGAGCCGGGGCTTGGTTTTGGTGGTTCATGTCTGCCGAAAGATTGCTACTTGATTAACTCACGGGAAGCCGGCAACACTTTCAACTTTCTCACCGCCGACACGGCTCTGGAGATCAACGAACGAGTGCTGTCACACCTGGTGGCTACCTTGCAAAACCGAATAGGCAAACTGAAGGGTAAGAAGATAGCTATCCTCGGCGCTGCTTTCAAACCGGAATGCGATGATACCCGTGGATCGCAGGCGGTGAAACTGGCCCTGATGCTAAGGCGCAGAGGGGCGGCGGTGTCGATATTCGATCCCTACCTGAAACATGCCGAGAGAATCGTTGAGGGGAACCTGCCGCTTTCACCCGATGTGGACCAAACACTATCCGGAGCACACGCTCTGATCATCGGCACGGCACACAAGAAATTTGCCGGACTGCGACCGAGCAAAGCGGCGGAGCTTGTCAAAAGGCAGTGTGTGGCCGACCGCTTTCGCCTTCTTAATCGCAGCAACTGGGAGAGCAAAGGTTTTGAGTTTGTCTAAATTCTGTGCACGGCAGATACCCACAACTGCTGTAGGTCGGGAGCCACGTGCGGATGACACGGCAACGGTCGGAACACACCCCGGCCTTCGGCCACCCCTCTCAAGAGGGGATGAAGATCACTTTTCGCGCCCGGCCGATGTCCACATCTGCCGCGCTTATGCAATGGGTGGTCGCGTGTCGGGTCACACCCATGCCTCCGGCATGTCCAAGACCCGACACAACGGTACGGAAGTGAATCCTTCGGCGGCGTCATTGCGAGGAGTTCCGCGCGACGCGGAACGACGCGGCAATCTCATACTGCAAGCCACTCAACGAATTGAGATTGCCACGGCACGCAAGGCGTACCTCGCAATGACGGCTCCGTGGGATTATCAACAAGCCGCTTGCGGTGGGTTTCCAGTGATTCCTGCTTCGGGAGGTTCGGATGACTAAGCACATCCTCGTCACCGGCTCATCAGGCACGGTCGGAACGGCCTTGGTACAGGCCCTTGACGCTAAAGGTTTCGCAGTGACACCGCTGGATATCCGGCCCTCTATCTGGGATGCTAAGATCAACCGGCGCACGTTTCGGTGTGATCTGCGCAAACCGCTGAGCAAACTCAAGCTGAAACACACGCCAGACGTGATCGTCCACTTGGCCGCCAACGCGCGGGTGCACGACTCAGTGCTGGACCCGAAACTGGCCCTTGACAACTACCTGATGGTTTACAACCTGCTCGAATATGCTCGGCAGCATAGTGTCTCGCGATTCATTTATGCATCCTCACGCGAAGTCTACGGAGAGACCGGGACAAAGGTAAAGTTTTCCGAGAGCGACACGCATGTAACCAAGCTCAAGTCTCCATACTCTGCCTCCAAATTCGGCGCCGAGGCGTTGGTTCATTCCTACCACGACTGCTACGATATCAAGCCGGTTATTACCCGCTTGTCGAATGTGTACGGACGCTATGACGTCTCCGAGCGGGTGATTCCGCTGTTCATGTACTATGCGCAACGAGGGCGTGAGCTGTGTGTGTTCGGACGCGAGAAGAAACTCGACTTTACCTATATCGATGACTGCATTGACGGATTGATCCGGATTATCAAGCGGTTCGACAAAGTAGCCGGCAGAACGTTCAACCTGGCCAGCGGACGAGGGGAGAGGCTTTTGGATTTGGCCACGATGATCCGCGACCAGTTGGCATCAGACTCGAACATTTCGATCAGCAGTAAGCGGGTGGGGGAGATTTCCTCGTTTATTGGGGACATCTCAAAGGCCAGGAAGCTACTCGGCTACAACCCCAAGGTATCATTGAAGCAAGGCCTGGCTGCTACCGCCGAATGGTATGTCCAAGCCATGAAACATCGCCGTATCTACGAGACCCAGCGCCGCAACCTGGCCCGTCGCGGCTGGGCGTAGAATGGACGGGGGATCAGTAGGGCTTTTCTTCATCCTTGCGGTAGTTGCCATAATTTGGTGGTTTTACAACGAATCTGTTAGGCATCGGAAGCACCGGGAGAAGGTGCAACAGGATGTAGCACTGATTGCCGCGAATTCTTCTGGTCTCACAATAGACAATCGGAAGAGAGCTGTAGATTACATGTGGACTATTCTAGAACCAGTTCATACGGTTCTAGGTATAGAAGCATTGGTCGTTGTGTACTTGAGCCGAGATAATGCCATTATCTACACTGATGTTCGTTTTGGTGATAGTACCTCAGTATCGTTTCCACCGAGTGAGATTGAGAGTGATGCCGTAAACCATCAAGCAAAGAAGGTCGTCCTTGGGCACAATCATC encodes the following:
- a CDS encoding ABC transporter permease, with amino-acid sequence MSKFLIIFRREYAQVVKKKSFAIGLVLTPVLMSAVIVLPALLGSMKSDKTEALAVIDQSGMGIGKQFARSLDEYKIEDKEDVPYYAVSEVIEISATDTAGFAQVSDSLSNLVAEKELKYFFVLEPDAHLSDSNVYVVTNSQNFTSQKRFERNLSRLLTTTRLETSEVNLPIDSLLTLTRTIDLISRDTQGESMPFITKYFGALIFVMILFATILGYGQLVMRSVIEEKNSRIMEVMVSSVSPFQLMMGKIAGLGGATLTQVAAWFAMGAGLFFLRSSFEIDQSIERIMFNPAIIVFFVLFMVSGYMLFSTLFALVGSIVNSDKEAQGFVAPITILMLLPVFLGISVVQDPNSTLAHVLSLVPFTAPSMMMMRLVFIAPSMTEYSLFSGILAEASLAFLSVTAAFAVMVWLTGKVFRVGILMYGKRPTLPEIIKWVKY
- a CDS encoding serine hydrolase is translated as MGKILMSLVDNLGMTRVYFWLKFVTVVAVVLLVFTAGGGYLEPLSASGEAVVATGYRFDFDHVKKGPWLNAKAALLVNYENGEVLFARNADKVRSIASISKLVTAMVVLDRNIDMNRVETITKEDARRSSRSRLRVGSKLALHDLLDATLASSDNRAARALARAVAGNCEEFAKLMNAKVLEMGLEHTSFYEPTGLDARNVSSAHEVARILHYAYDYELIAKITSGKQHPVQFANLKYRTGRLPNTNRLLWSRYNVEAGKTGFIQAADYCVTSIVRNKQGERLTLVLLGVPGDRLRFKEAGRLLKWGFNQVQ
- a CDS encoding nucleotide sugar dehydrogenase, translated to MKADDSILVVGAGFVGLATAAFLATKDHQVTVVEKNPLIIESLNNGRLHFREPALAVKLKSAVTKNRLTVVPPSKERYQNTSMVIVAIDSADRKTWKMKLAAFERMAEWIGSEKRRQPAIVVLKSTNILGFSRLFRALLDKAPHGRSVQLVVNPEFLREGTAYEDTARPWRVVVGADEPKARQRMVRFYRQMYPKSMPIVTTDCESAELIKLGANLYLSHRLAFIHEMAEYANDRGLDIDAIQQGISLDPRVGGEYFEPGLGFGGSCLPKDCYLINSREAGNTFNFLTADTALEINERVLSHLVATLQNRIGKLKGKKIAILGAAFKPECDDTRGSQAVKLALMLRRRGAAVSIFDPYLKHAERIVEGNLPLSPDVDQTLSGAHALIIGTAHKKFAGLRPSKAAELVKRQCVADRFRLLNRSNWESKGFEFV
- a CDS encoding NAD-dependent epimerase/dehydratase family protein, encoding MTKHILVTGSSGTVGTALVQALDAKGFAVTPLDIRPSIWDAKINRRTFRCDLRKPLSKLKLKHTPDVIVHLAANARVHDSVLDPKLALDNYLMVYNLLEYARQHSVSRFIYASSREVYGETGTKVKFSESDTHVTKLKSPYSASKFGAEALVHSYHDCYDIKPVITRLSNVYGRYDVSERVIPLFMYYAQRGRELCVFGREKKLDFTYIDDCIDGLIRIIKRFDKVAGRTFNLASGRGERLLDLATMIRDQLASDSNISISSKRVGEISSFIGDISKARKLLGYNPKVSLKQGLAATAEWYVQAMKHRRIYETQRRNLARRGWA